In Sparus aurata chromosome 5, fSpaAur1.1, whole genome shotgun sequence, the genomic window GTCGGCTCTGggagctgctctgctgctgctgctcggtaAGTCGACTCATCTCATTGTCACAATGAGCTGCAGTAATTAATAACATCAGCGTTAGGACCTCAGATGATTGCAGGGCATGTGAATCCTGAGATAAGTGTGAGGCGTTCAGAGACTGAAGTAAACAAAGTGTCTGGTTATGTGACTTAAGCCCTGTTCACACGGGACTAATATAACCTGgagacctccagtaatttgtaataattgcggaggtcgtctgtgatcttaatcccgtgtgaatctgccatgtccgtaatttgtaaagtaaaaattccaccgtgAATTACcgaccatatttcaccaaacacagaggtcatgtgataatttTAGTTCCGTGCGaatcagcatctctgtgatttggggtcgttttttgttttttcttgccttttttctgcctttttcccggtggagaattatggaggctgcgttgggaattatgaatgaaagttctgacagcattttgggtgcaaattcaggaggctcatcagaagagtgAAATCtggaaagatgattagatggattacatgcatggcagcatgcggtaaggaacactattccatctttcaacaggctcaccagttattatattaaaagtatccatatctaacagttgtgctgctccagtaaggctCCGGTGTAGATCGAcccggggataatgtcagtaaattagagttaaaacacagacttcgcttatcctgtgtgaatgcgctgcacgaaacacagacgtggtgggataatttctaaatcacttgaggtccccaggtaatactagtcccgggTGAAAAGGACTTTattgttgatgtttgttttgttgtttctccAGAGAACTCTCTGATCGTCCAATCACGTTTCATGTTACTGGAGTCTGTTCTCATCTTCTTCGTGCTGCTGGCGTTTTTCTCCTACCTGAGATTCCACAACACTCCCAGCAGGTGAGACTCACCTTCACCTCCATCATCTGATGTCATTCAGCAGAAACACTTTGAACCAATCAGAACTCAGTTCTCACCTGTGAGTTCAGACAGGTGTGTTCACGTCTTCTTGTCTCTCAGCTGTTTCAGGTACGGCTGGCTGATTCTGTCCGGAGCATCCTGTGCTGCAGCTGTCGGGTGAGAATCTGATCTCAGATCAGCTTGATTcagctcagacacacaaacatgacactctgtgtgtgtgtgtgtgtgtgtgtgtgtgtgtgtgtgtgtgtgtgatgtcaggGTGAAGTACATGGGCGTGTTctcctacctgctgctgctgggtgtGGCCTCTCTACACACCTGGAACTTGATTGGAGACCGAGGTGTCAGTCATGTGAGTCCAGCAGAGCGTCACTTCTCATAGATCATCCGtcaatttattgattattattggtttcagtttattaatataaatcctgctgacagattgtgtgtgtgtgtgtgtgtgtgtgtgtgtttgcagctgagtgtatgtgtgcagtgtgtgtgtagagttGTGTGTCTTTTGGTGGTTCCTGTTCTTCTCTATGTGTTCTGGTTCTATGTtcacctgagcctgctgcacCGCAGTGGACCACATGACCAGCTGATGAGCTCTGCCTTCCAGGCCAGTCTGGaggtgatgacacacacacacacacacacacacacacacacacacacacacacacacacacacacattgattgattgattgattgattgattgattgattgatttggtCTTCAGGGTGGTCTCTCTAGGATCACTCAGGGTCAGCCTCTGGAGGTCGCTTACGGCAGTCAGGTGACTTTAAGAAGCTCCGCCTCCCAGCCTGTCCCTTGCTGGCTCCACTCACACAAAGCTAACTATCCAATCAGGTGCTTCCAGTTTACCTTTGACCCAGCATCCAATCAGAGAGCGGTCAGCTGAAGCTTGAATGactttatttcctgtttgtgtgttcaggtaTGAGAATGGGCGGGGCAGCTCTCACCAGCAGCAGGTCACATGTTATCCCTTTAAAGACGTCAACAACTGGTGGATCATCAAAGACCCTGGCAGGTAGGTCGACTGTCTGCCCCGGGCATGCTGGGAGGTCACCTATCtgccccagggcatgctgggaGATCGCCTGTCTGGCACGGGGGAATGCTGGGAGGTGTAATCTcacctgtgtgtgcatgtgtgtcagacAGGAGCTGGTGGTTAGCAGTCCTCCTCGACCTGTCCGTCATGGTGATGTCATCCAGCTGGTTCATGGAATGACGTCACGCTTCCTCAACAGGTAAACAGCTCACCTTTTTTGACGGAATCTTGTGGTGTATTCAGGAACATCCTGACACTGAGCTGCTGGGGAAAAATCAAATACTACAGTACCCACGAGCCTCAGCTTCTACGAGGCAGTCAGGTTTCTGTAAAGTGTAGCTCCAGCTAGCTGCCAACGGTGCTAAACAGTAGCATTTTAAAGCTCTTTGAATGGCTATTGGTAAAATGCATCCTGGGAGTCGTAGTTGACCTCATGAAGCAGAtctgaactcttcttctgttctgtctgtctgactgtgtgtgtgtgtgttgtagtcATGATGTTGCAGCTCCCATGAGTCCTCACGCTCAGGAAGTGTCAGGTTACATCGACTTCAACGTTTCCATGCCGACTCAGAACCTGTGGAGAGTGGTGAGACAGCTGTGATCACATGATGAACTGCAAGATGTCAAACTCCTCGTCTTTTATAATCGTgaaactatgtgtgtgtgtgtgtgtgtgtgtgtgttcaggacaTCTCTAACAGGGAAGCAGAGTCAGAGTCATGGAAGACCATTCTGTCTGATGTTCGATTGGTCCACGTCAACACCTCAGCTGTCCTTAGGGTACTGACAGGAAGTGACCACATGTGACAGCTGTTTCCTGTGACCATATAAGGACTTGacgacctgtgtgtgtgtgtgtgtgtgtgtgtgtgtgtgtgtgtgtgtgtgcgcagatGACTGGTGTGTCTCTTCCAGATTGGGGTTTCCGTCAGTTGGAGGTCGTCGCAGACAAACTGTTTAAAGCTCAGAGCAGCAGTTTAGATTGGACAGTTGAAGAGCACCGATATGGAACAAGtacgacctctgacctctgacctcttgtgttcaatttaatttcatttaaaagttcATGTTTTCTGTGCAGGTCAAGAGCAGAAGGAAAGGGAGGCGGAGCTTCACTCTCCGACTCACATCGACGTGAACAGAAAAATCTCCTTCTGGGCCAAATTTTTAGAAGTTCAGGTACGTCAGTGAATGCATCATCACTTTGTTGACCAAtcacatgtttgtgtctgtgtcacatCTAAGTTAATTCAAAGAGCTGAACATGAAAGCATTTTGTGCCATTTGAAACTTTATTGAACACGTTAACAATAACAGAATCCGTCCTGATGACAGATAATCAAACTGCAACAATAAATCAAATCTGAATTTCACTTATCGtaggaaaacatttaaaaacaactaatCAGCTCtgcatgatgatgtcatgttgtgttgccatggcagcacatTGATGATGTCACGTTGTGTTGCCatgacagtggaagatgttgacgGTGAAACAGGAAGATTCTGAACACAAATACAGCTCCTCCCCCCTCGAGTGGATCACCATGGAAACCAACATCGCATACTGGCTGCACTCCTCCACCAAcgtaatacacacacatgctgtgtctcagttcaggtgtgcatccttcagaggagcctCTGAAGGCTGATTACATCACAGCGCTGtgtgaaggctgtcccagtctgaagctcctccagatgctccttctgctccctgtttctggaggatgcaccgctacgatccttcgtggcctcacatatcccaagattctttgcgtgccgaaaaagacaataaaaagagagaaaatggcgacattgcgtggtgtagatcgtcactttcgcgggcctgggcagcagaaatcgTGATGtcagggtaaaacatctggtgacgcaaccaggaaatgctccaaaggctagaccgccacatttaacaacggctgacgaggttaacaaggtctctctgaaggactcgccttcacagaccacaaaggccgagtccttcagaggatgcagaccctgaactgacacacagcaagagagacacacacacacacacacacacacacactcctgttctatcctgtgattggctgtatgTGTCTCAGGCTCAGATCCATCTGATTGGTAACCCGGTGTCGTGGGGCGTGGCCAACCTCAGCCTGCTGGCCTATCAGCTGCTGGCAGCAGTCTATTTGCtgaggaggaggcggggcttCAAAGACCTCCCTgatggtacacacacacacacacacacacacagaatcacacaGTTGTTGATTTGATATCTGCTGAATAATTAAGTAGGTTGTCTCtgtttgtacgtgtgtgtgtgtgtgtgtgtgtgcacttgcaGGTGTGTGGagtcagtttgtgtgtctgggatgtgtgtgtgttggcggcTGGGTGGTGAACTTTGTCCCGTTCTTCCTGATGGAGAAAACTCTCTTCCTGTATCACTACCTGCCCGCCCTCTGCTACCTGCACCTGCTGAGCCCCGCCCTGTTGgagcacacacatactcacctgctcaggtacgtacacacacacacacacacacacacacacacacattgtataTTGAGTTTATCTTGTTGAGttatgaaatgaaataagaCCGTCTGTAACGCCTGTTTCTTATTGGtcccttaaagtgaaactctcgccagaaagcaaccgaggctttatttgtgattgaatatgagtcaaaccttcgtgtgaaagcataattacgacgaaagaggcacttttaagatttaccatagtttcggttttgggcacgttaattttgaatgggagtgcatggggcaggacatgctagcatcaaaatcgctatttttagaacactaagaagtctcgacacaacatgaaactttgctggtagcatcaccagggtctctacacatgaacacgagcactgagaacattgtttgtgtacacagagtttactaaaaagaaggtttttgaactactcacgttagctgctgcagctcctgcgcgttgctgtcaaggcagacaaaaagtgtcgatccccgagtgcgacctgacaggcaggagagtaatggtgaaccgctcctcaagcgtgcctgtcaggtcgcactcggggatcgacactttttgtctgccatgatggcgacgcgcaggagctgcagcagctaacgtgagtagttcaaaaaccttctttcgatgctacgagcaaagtttcatgttgtgtcgagacttcttagtgttctaaaaatagagattttgatgctagcatgtcctgccccacgcactcccgttcaaaattaactaccgaaactacggtaaatcttaaaagtgcctcttccgtcgcaattatgctttcacacgaaggtttgactcatattcaatcccaaataaagcctcggttgctttttggcgagagtttcactttaactctAGTTAATGTCATCCGGACACAGTCTCTTAGATGTGATTGGTCGTTTTGGTCATGATTGGTcattaataaaatgtgtgtgtgtttctgcagctgtgCGACACACCGtcgtgtgctgtgtgtgtgtgcgtcggCAGGGATGTTGTTGGTCGTCCTGTCGTATCGAACCTTCTGCCCTTTGACCTACGGCAGCCCTGAGCTGTCGGCCAATCAGCTGCAAGGACTGAAGTGGCGAGGCTCCTGGGACATCCTCTACCGCCGCCGGTAGACAGACAGCGGGCAGAGAGACGGGTTCTCCCTGGTCCAAGATCTGATGATcttgtctttctgtttctgctctgacaaATCTTAAGAAGaagcacctgaacacaccaccgGGTGTTTGTCTGTGAGGTCAGAGGCGAGGTCATGTTGGAGGAGGAGCTTCAGACCTCTCAAACAGTCTTCATGGTGGAGTGAAGCCGCTCGCAAGAATGAACAGTGATGTTTGTTGTGTGACATCACACGAGTCACTTCTGTGCCtctcaaacaggaaacagtgaagTTTATGTATGACGTTTATAAAATCAGTTTGTCGTCTGAGTCGCTGCTGCAACACATTCATGTGAActacaaaataaacataaacagttCAATGttgcgcttttattttgatacttTACAAACAGTTAGTGTTTTTGTTCACAGAGTTTTGGATGTCGATCAGCTGGTTTAAAACCAGTTAGTTGGTGATGAACTGGTCCAGAAACCAGACACTAAAGTTCCATTTCCATGTTTTTATACGTCCGCAGACGGACGGCAGAACTTTGATATTCTTGGAATCATATTGAAAACATGAGTGAACGTGAGTGTTGATGCTTAAACTCTTCTCATGTGAGATGCAGTCAGAAGTTCAGTTTGGATGATAACCCCTAACCCAGCTGATTCAAACTGATGTGGAAAAGGATTTTGGATATTATGgtgtcctgttttatttgtgattttaCATGATTTCACACAATAATACAGAAAGAATTAAACAAGCAGCAGCTTATTcttaaagtgtaaaataataACCTAAAACATGGGTCATTGTCAGGAGTTTCTGCAGGTTTAATGAGGTAAACTTTGTGTTTCACACCGGATCATTTATGAGAGGGGACCAGGAGGGACGATGTGGACTCCGATTTGTAgaattaaatcacattttattagatgAATTATCCATCCACCCATTGAATCGTTTAATGTTGAATAATTCAACTTTCGTTCATTAAATCGACTTAGTGTTCGCCTACAGTGTCTTTTTAAGGAAAACTATTTCAATGTTTGTTTAACTCTCGGAACCGAATAGCGGAAAGACCGGAAGTAACACCGAGGGGAAGAAAATAAAGGGCGGACGAGTCGAGCTAcggtttgttttgatttgtgtatCTGGTGTATTGCTGGTTTATTGCGAAGGAGACAGACggaaacataaaataataaaaactccAAATTTCCGCTTAATCTGAAGCATCTGAGCGAGAACTATGAAAGCTCGCGGGAGAAGTTGTCCCGCTGCAAAGCATGCTGGGTAATATGTTAACGACAGAGCTGCGTTGATTGGAGGTCCGCGGCGTGTGGAGGCAGAACAGTGAAGAcagtaaagacaaaataaagaaaattaagAGCGAATTACAGAAGACACAGTAACAGGAGACGAGACGGAAGCTGCTGAAGGTCAGAAAGGTTCAAATCATAATTCAGTGTTCATGCTAGCCGCTAAAGTTAGCATCTACTGTACTGACAGAGCAACGTTACTACTCCATGCAGCGATAGTAACGACTGCATGTTACTCTCTGGGACGTCAGCAGTTTGATATGTGACACTGTGAACATGATTCATCTCTTATTATTGATTATGAGAAGTTAAACCACCTGCACCACCCTCCGCTGGAGTAACTACAGTTATGTAGAATAATAACTACAGTTACTCCAGTGATGGGTGatgggtgatgggtgtagacgacacaatgatctcctggattactgactacctgacaggcaggccacagtttgtccgtatgggcagtgttctgtctgatgcggtggttagtgatacaggagctccacaggggactgtactgtctcctttcctgttcaccttatacaccactgactttcagtacaacaccgggtcgtgtcacctgcaaaagttttctgacgactcggctgttgttgggtgtataagagagggagaggaggaggagtacagggcactggtggacaactttgtggagtggactggacagaatcacctgcggctgaacatcagcaagaccagagagatggtgatagatttcaggaagaaaaggaagacggctttccaacctcattgcattctgggaaaggatgtggaggcggtggaggattacaagtacctgggtgttaccatcaaccacagactggactggagatctaacactgaagctgtttacaagaaggggatgagcagactttacttcctgaggaagctgagatccttcaacgtgtgcagcaagatgttggagatcttttatcagtctgtggtggccagtgtacttttctttgctgtggtttgttggggaagcagcatcggagccagcgacaccaacagactcaacaaactgatcaggaaggctggctctgtgattggctgcaaacaggacactctggaggctgtggtggagaggaggacactgaacaaactgttatccatcatggataatcctctccaccctctccacctcacactggtcagacagcggagcaccttctccggaaggctgcttcagcttcgctgtcgtagcaacagatacaggaaatctttcctgccacaatccatcactttatataataactctctcacctctgcctgacagagaactctgatcgctctactgttttgttttatatattattattgtttattgtatactgtgcactgtatatatacactatgtatatattggattctatttatgtgttttaagtgttttatttgcggacccactactgctgtaacaaaataacttcccagtctgggatcattaaagtaattctgttctattctaatGTGTGACGTCGGTCTGTTctaatgaagtgtgtgtgtgtgtgtgtgtgtgtgtgtgtgtgtgtgtgtgtgtgtgtatgtgtgtgcgcgcgcagacatgtctgtctctctgtcagcagagagagacaggatcCAGcgacaggtggaggagctggaacAGAGTCTATCTATAACTCAAAATGAACTGGATCAGCTGAGCAGTGAGACAGGTacttgtctgtctgtatgtgtgtttatctcacagtccacctgtctctctctctctctctctaacagtGATGTTGTGTTTCTTCAGGTGAATCAGATGAtgacacagaggaagaggacgGTCAGGTAACACACGCACACCATGTGGTTACCACGGCAACATGTATGCATGTACTGAATAATCCAGCCTGAGCCTTTATTAACACGTGTCTGTAGTCAGTCTGTAGTCCAGCACAGGTTGGATTTATTCATGTAGTCAGTCTGTATAAAATGGTCTTGCCTGTTTACAtggcttttccagtctactgtcCGCTCAAAGTGtttacaatacatgccacattcacacacacattgcaaggtgccaactgctcatcaggagcaatttggggctcagtatcttgctcaaggacgcTTCGACATGCAGTGTcgggggattcgaaccagttaccttccgatcactagatgACCATTCTGTAGTCAGTCTGTAGTCAGTCTGTAGTCAGTCTGTAGTCAGTCTGTAGTCAGTCTGTGGTCAGTCTGTAGTCAGTCTGTAGTCAGTCTGTAGTCAGTCTGTAGTCCAACACAGGTTGGATTTATTCATGTCTTAATATCAGAGAGTTAAGAGTGATGTGATGTTGTTTATCAGTCGgtaataaaacatattaaaaaaaaccagACAGTCTTCATCTGTTGTGTGATTGTTCTGGCTGGTTTGTGTgtcttcagtctgcagcaggtctgCTGGCTCAGAGAGAGAAGATCCAGAAGGAGATCCAGAACCTGGAGGACGTCCTGGGACGACACAGTCCCATTTGTGTGTCAGGTacctgtctttgtgtctgtctttgtgtctgtctttgtgtctgtctttgtgtctgttggtctgtctgtctgtgattaaTCATAATGTTTTCTGGTCTGGTCTGTTTCCagatgatgacagcagcagcagcagcagcggcagtgACGAGGTCAGTAACAGCATCAGCTCAACATGTTGACTTCAGTAACAGACGAGTCAGTAATGATccaactgtgtctgtctgttcagAGCGAGCTGGGTCTGTCTCCGTCTGTGGACTCGTGTCTTCAGATGAACCTCGTTTACCAGCAGGTGGTTCAGGAGACTCTGGACCAGCTAGAGACGCTActgacacacaaccacagacagcaggtcagtactgatgcacaaccacagacagcaggtcagtactgacgcacaaccacagacagcaggtcagtaCTGACGCACAACCAAAGACAGAAGGTCAGTACTGACgcacagacagcaggtcagtactgacgcacagccacagacagcaggtcagtactgacgcacagccacagacagcaggtcagtactgacgcacaaccacagacagcaggtcagtactgacacacaaccacagacagcaggtcagtactgatgcacaaccacagacagcaggtcagtaCTGACGCACGgccacagacagcaggtcagtactgacacacagacagcaggtcagtaCTGACACACGGCCACAGACAGAAGGTCAGTACTGACGCACGgccacagacagcaggtcagtaCTGACGCACAGCCACAGACAGAAGGTCAGTACTGACGcacaaccacagacagcaggtcagtactgacgcacaaccacagacagcaggtcagtactgacgcacagccacagacagcaggtcagtactgacacacaaccacagacagcaggtcagtactgacgcacaaccacagacagcaggtcagtactgacacacaaccacagacagcaggtcagtactgacgcacagacagcaggtcagtactgacgcacagacagcaggtcagtactgacgcacaaccacagacagcaggtcagtactgacacacagacagcaggtcagtactgacgcacagacagcaggtcagtactgacgcacaaccacagacagcaggtcagtactgacacacacacagcaggtcagtactgacgcacaaccacagacagcaggtcagtactgacgcacagccacagacagcaggtcagtactgacacacaaccacagacagcaggtcagtactgacgcacaaccacagacagcaggtcagtactgacacacaaccacagacagcaggtcagtaCTGACGCAtaacc contains:
- the pomt1 gene encoding protein O-mannosyl-transferase 1 gives rise to the protein MMLQLPLVVTAQVDLVLLLVSLLALWTRLSRLSYPNAVVFDEVYYGQFVSLYMKRVFFIDDSGPPLGHLILAFGAYLGGFDGNFVWNRIGAEYPSSVSVWSLRLLPALCGALCVPLVYLLTLELRFSHLSALGAALLLLLENSLIVQSRFMLLESVLIFFVLLAFFSYLRFHNTPSSCFRYGWLILSGASCAAAVGVKYMGVFSYLLLLGVASLHTWNLIGDRGVSHLSVCVQCVCRVVCLLVVPVLLYVFWFYVHLSLLHRSGPHDQLMSSAFQASLEGGLSRITQGQPLEVAYGSQVTLRSSASQPVPCWLHSHKANYPIRYENGRGSSHQQQVTCYPFKDVNNWWIIKDPGRQELVVSSPPRPVRHGDVIQLVHGMTSRFLNSHDVAAPMSPHAQEVSGYIDFNVSMPTQNLWRVDISNREAESESWKTILSDVRLVHVNTSAVLRMTGVSLPDWGFRQLEVVADKLFKAQSSSLDWTVEEHRYGTSQEQKEREAELHSPTHIDVNRKISFWAKFLEVQWKMLTVKQEDSEHKYSSSPLEWITMETNIAYWLHSSTNAQIHLIGNPVSWGVANLSLLAYQLLAAVYLLRRRRGFKDLPDGVWSQFVCLGCVCVGGWVVNFVPFFLMEKTLFLYHYLPALCYLHLLSPALLEHTHTHLLSCATHRRVLCVCASAGMLLVVLSYRTFCPLTYGSPELSANQLQGLKWRGSWDILYRRR